A stretch of the Capsicum annuum cultivar UCD-10X-F1 chromosome 8, UCD10Xv1.1, whole genome shotgun sequence genome encodes the following:
- the LOC107839634 gene encoding bidirectional sugar transporter SWEET17 gives MDNLTFIIGVIGNIISVLMFLSPVGTFRRIVKNGSTEEFDSLPYICTLLNSSLWTYYGIIKPGSYLVSTVNGFGVIVETVYIALFIQFAHTKMRNRTAILAGVLNVGISVTTLLLAQFFLHGQMRINVIGFMSTGLNIIMYSSPLGVMKTVVTTKSVEFMPFLLSFFFFLNGGVWTLYAVLVADWFLGVPNGMGLFLGAVQLIIYAIYRNPNSSKQIIEDLEQADQTERLLPPSSNPTQE, from the exons ATGGATAATCTTACTTTCATCATTGGAGTCATAG gCAATATCATTTCAGTTCTCATGTTTCTTTCGCCAGT AGGGACATTCAGAAGAATAGTAAAGAATGGATCAACGGAGGAATTTGATAGCCTTCCATACATCTGTACATTGCTTAATTCATCTTTGTGGACTTACTATGGAATTATTAAGCCAGGGAGTTACCTTGTCTCCACTGTCAATGGCTTTGGAGTCATAGTTGAGACTGTCTACATTGCTTTGTTCATCCAATTTGCTCATACAAAAATGAGA AATAGAACAGCCATTCTAGCTGGGGTTCTGAATGTGGGTATTTCTGTAACAACACTATTGTTGGCGCAGTTCTTTTTGCATGGACAGATGAGAATCAACGTTATTGGTTTTATGTCCACAGGTTTAAACATCATCATGTACAGTTCCCCTCTTGGTGTTATG AAAACAGTGGTGACAACCAAGAGTGTTGAGTTTATGCCATTTCTTCTCTCATTCTTCTTTTTCCTAAATGGTGGCGTTTGGACTTTGTACGCTGTGCTTGTGGCTGACTGGTTCCTTGGA GTACCAAATGGAATGGGACTGTTTCTGGGAGCAGTGCAGCTGATTATATACGCCATTTACCGTAACCCCAATTCATCAAAGCAAATTATCGAAGATTTGGAACAAGCAGACCAAACGGAACGCTTACTGCCACCTTCTTCCAACCCAACTCAAGAGTAA